The Candidatus Cloacimonadota bacterium genome includes a region encoding these proteins:
- the phnE gene encoding phosphonate ABC transporter, permease protein PhnE: MKYLKASAIEYLLWLYILGCLAWLLFRLGAYSKPMPAWLLLALPVGLALLLGSRKGCLGQVVAAPEEKPRHQPWKLELGVAILISFVVGWVIVEVKPLAFFTQAGNAQNIIKGIFNPNLQELMPMLAALMETIYLALLATVFAIPFAFLLSFFAAKNLMYGSTLGKIAYVVIRTVSTVFRSIEAIVWAIIFCVWVGIGPFAGMLALWIHSIAALVKLYSEQIENIDPGPVEAIKATGASTLQVWRYAVTPQILAPYLAFTIYRWDINVRMATIVGFVGGGGIGLALNQQQQMLAWRNVGLIMWLIAIVVWVMDIFSGYIREKLVST; the protein is encoded by the coding sequence ATGAAGTATCTCAAAGCAAGCGCGATCGAATATCTGCTCTGGCTCTACATCCTGGGCTGCCTGGCCTGGCTGCTTTTCCGGCTGGGGGCCTATTCCAAGCCAATGCCGGCCTGGCTGTTGCTGGCTTTGCCAGTGGGACTGGCCCTGTTGCTTGGCTCCAGAAAAGGATGTCTGGGCCAGGTGGTGGCCGCTCCGGAAGAAAAGCCCCGCCATCAGCCTTGGAAGCTGGAACTGGGTGTGGCCATCCTGATCAGCTTTGTGGTTGGCTGGGTGATCGTGGAGGTGAAGCCGCTGGCCTTTTTCACCCAGGCGGGAAACGCGCAGAACATCATCAAAGGCATCTTCAATCCCAATCTGCAGGAACTGATGCCCATGCTTGCCGCCCTCATGGAAACCATCTACCTGGCTTTGCTGGCCACGGTTTTCGCTATTCCCTTCGCCTTTCTGCTCAGCTTTTTCGCCGCCAAGAACCTGATGTACGGCTCCACCTTGGGAAAAATCGCCTACGTCGTGATTCGCACCGTCTCCACCGTCTTCCGTTCCATCGAGGCCATCGTCTGGGCCATCATCTTCTGTGTCTGGGTGGGAATCGGCCCCTTTGCCGGAATGCTGGCGCTGTGGATCCATTCCATCGCCGCGCTGGTGAAGCTCTATTCCGAGCAGATCGAAAACATCGATCCCGGCCCCGTGGAAGCAATCAAGGCCACCGGCGCCTCCACCCTCCAGGTCTGGCGCTATGCCGTCACCCCGCAGATTCTGGCTCCCTATCTGGCTTTCACCATCTACCGCTGGGACATCAACGTGCGCATGGCCACCATCGTGGGCTTTGTGGGCGGCGGTGGGATCGGCCTTGCCCTCAATCAACAGCAGCAAATGCTTGCCTGGCGCAACGTTGGCCTCATCATGTGGCTGATCGCGATCGTGGTCTGGGTGATGGACATCTTCAGCG